One Bos javanicus breed banteng chromosome 10, ARS-OSU_banteng_1.0, whole genome shotgun sequence genomic window, ggagaagggggcaacagaggttaAGATGataggatggcatcattgactcaacagacatgaatttgagcaagctccagaagatggtgaaggacagggaagcccagcatgctgcagtccatggggtggcagagtcagacatgactaagtgaatgGGCAATCACAACAGCAACCCTAAAACTTACTGAGTGCAAGGAACTGAAGGCAGCTAAGCCTCAGATATCCTTGCCTCCTCAGAAAGAAATCCTCCCAAGAACCAGAAAGAGATTTCAGAAGGATGCAGCCTCTCTCTGGCAGGCAAAACATCCCCTCTAAGTGGCCATCTGACACTGGCTGAGGTTCCTCTAGCCAAGGAGACCTCATCCTTCCCAAGATGACCACCTGCCTATCCTGTGTGGCATCAGGGATGCAACAAAGACTAAGGTGGTGGGAATGATGATTTCCCGTTACACGGGCCATTTTCATGCCTCTTCCCTTTAACAGCGTTCCGGATATAGCAGCACATGTTAAGTCCAAACGAAACTACCTTTGCCCCTAGTGCCCTGTGACAGCCCCTCGCCACCCTGAAAACCCATGAGTCTACAGTAGTTAATCATACCCACCTCAGACAGGTGTTAAGAGGCTAGGGCTTCAGGTCCATCTCCTGCAGGGAAAAACAAGCCTAGAGGGaattcctggctgtccagtgattaggactccacattcccaatgcatgggtgtgggtttgacccctagtctAGGAACTAAGATTGCATGTGCCaggtggcacagccaaaaacaaaacaaaggctgGAAGCGcccaaataaaagaacaaatcCAGGTTTGCTGGAGTGCCATGTGCTGCATCCCCCTCTTACCATTTCAGCACCCCAAACATTAGGACCACAGACTAAGCAGGGAAGACTGGAAGGCCCCATGCCTCAGGTCTCCAAAGAATCTTCGAGGCTACAGGGTGGATAAGGCTGGCCCCTTGTCAACAACCAACAACTGGGCAGGTTAATACAAATACAGGCTGCTTTGCAATCAACCCCCACACCATCCCCTCTAAGCTCAGCAGACTTTCCAACCTCAACAAAAGGAACCAGCCACTGGTTTAGCTGTTAAAGACTAGAAGAAATCAACCAGTGcccttcccccctcctccccttcctagCACCTACCTCATCTATAAAGGACAAGCCTACAAGGCACAGTAAAACCAAAGCAAGCAAAACCAGCTTCACCATCAatgtttcttgaaaaaaaatgggtttattgatttttaaactgCAAATAGTCgttacaaaaagttttttttttaaataaattcacacaaagaaagagaaatagaaagcgACGGTAGTGACCAGCAAGAGGAATAATAATTACATTCATCTTAATGTGTGGTGTGCCAGTTCTGTTTGTATTAACATTGGAAAACTCCAAAACCTGGAATCCAGAACCTCAAATCTGCAATCGGAATGTCTTGAGATGGGCACGTGGAAGTcaaagggtttctttttttttttttcccttttagaagCTATACATAAGAAGTTGTTTTCCTTCTGTACTGTCACAGAACTTTTACATACATTCTCAGTCCTAGTTGTGAAAggccaaaagagaaagaaactcaaTTTGCAGTCCAACACAAAGGGgggaaatttctaaaataaataatccaacagttttttgcatttttttaaattaatttttcatttttttaaaataaaataaccaaaaaaagtGTAAAGTTACAAAAAATGTCGTTGAAGAATAATATATTAAAactgtggaaaaaaaggaaaaagacacgTCACAAAATTTTAAGATTAATATGAAGATCATAATTTAACATAAAAGAATATATTCTATGGATTTGTCATCCCGATAAATAtgaacaaaattaacaaaaaaaaaagcatagtttGGCAATAAATACGTtttgataagttaaataagcttttTTATATTGATGTGCAGTGACAAGCAAAATTTTTGCTCTCCAATTTCTGAAAGTTATATGAAGTTTAAAACCCAGGGAAAAAAGCATGGCGTGAGTGCTCTAAGGATAGACCTACGGTATTCTAGAGCAAAAACCATTAAAGCTACTTCTACAGGAAATCGTTTTACACAGATATTGTATGTGGAATGAATACCATTAACTGCTCACCccttacatgttttttttttttaagcttttctctctttttgttgttattttttaagatgTCACATATGAACTGGGGAACTTTAGCACCAAAATCAAGTCTCTCATAGTCCATCTAgcttccccttcctccccacttaaaaaagaaaaaaattaaatcacaaaGTCCCACTTATGTCACAATCTTCATCCGCTTTTGCAGTCTTCCTTCCTGCAGACCTACACGAACCCAGGCAAGATTAGTCAACAGAGGTTCAGGTCGGGAAGAAAAAAGGTTTTGAATGTCAAGACAGGTTTCCCCAAAAACCCAAGTCTGGCAACAACTCTCCCAAGGGGGGTGTGGGGGCTaccagggagagggagagaggaagtgtGTGGGAGATTGAAATTAAGGAAAGGTGCAATTGTGTTGCCAGTGGAGGGAGCTGCTGTTTCTACatgccccccccacctccccctccccggGGCAGAGGCTCTGGGGAGGCTCACGGGTGCCCTCTGGCGCTGAAGAGGTAATGTAGTCACAGTGACAAAGTTAGATTACAAGGCACTAAGTTGCTTCTGTAAACTGttactgctttttcttttgtgatttggcACTTAAGGCTTAAGCCAgggggggtaaaaaaaaaaaaaaaaggcatctacTGACAAATATGGGACTTGTCTGTTATGCATGGTTAAGTGGGCTATAAAAATCGAGGGGGTTCAAGCCAGAGGAAGCTACTGACAAACTGACTTGTCCTtatgttggggggtggggtgtaaagaggggagagggagggggcgtTCCAAGGTTCTGGGGGAAAGGGGTTGAGCTTAACCTTGTTAATGTAGGGGTTTGTCAGGAatcagatggggagggaggtaagggtaggggatgtggggaggggatgagggggtgggggaggggagtaggCAGGGGGGTCCCTCCCTACCCTGGTTTAGTCATCTGAGATGGAAAGTCTGCTGAAAATGGGCAGGCGTCTTGAGTTGTCCAAAGTAGGGGAGTCTGAGCCACTGTGGCTGCTGCTGGAGCTGCTCAGGTAGCCCTCCTGGTCCGAGAGAGAATCCTGAGGGCTGGGGGGAGAGTCAAACATGTGAGGGGACTCAGACATGGGCCGGAAGAGGAAGGTGGTCGGGGAGCCACCCCCGGGCAGCCCCATGCTAGGGGCAAAGAGGCTCGCCAGCTCCTGGCTGGAGAAGGCGAAGGGGTTATTGGTGCCATCGGGGAGGGTGGGTGAGCCCAGGAGGTCATCGGCGCtcaggatggggggtggggtgatggATGTGGGGCTGTCCAGCAGCCCCGTGgcagcggcggtggcggcggcacTGGGAAACCCAGCAAAGCTAAAGCTATGCTGGAGGCGGGGACGGTCAGCAGAGAGGTCCCGGGCCCCGGCCAGGGCACGGCGCTCCTCGGCGTTGTGGATGAAGTGGCAGCGGGGCCCGTAGGGGCAGAAGCCGATGGTGTGGAAGGTGCGGCACAGCTCCGTCTTGTACTTGGGGTGGCGGGTCAGGCTTCGGAGCTCGTGGATGCCGTGGGCGAACTGGCACTTGTCGCCGTACTTACAGGCTCCGTTCTCCTCGAAGGGGCGGCACAGCTCCGTCTTGTAGCGGCTGGAGTTGACCTGGCCGCTTCCCGGCTGCTTCTGGGGGGGCAGCAGCCGCTCGCCCCCTTCTGAGAAAGAGCGGTCTCGGAAGCGGCTGTCCCGAGAGCTCAGAGCTGGGGCTGGCTCACCCTTGAGGCTACTGAGGAGCTGGTTCTGGTGGAATTTGGAGCTGGGCAGAGTGACCGAGTGCCTCCGGGGGAAGCCCCCACCGGCAGGGGTGCCCACTGCCTTCCTGTCCAGCAGGCAACCCCCGGCACTGGGAGTACTGTAGTTGAGCATCTTGTTACCCTggaggggaaagagaggagaCTGTGGTTAGCAGCAAAGGCCATCCACCAGGCCCAAGAAGGGTACCCTCTACCGGCAGCCCCCTCCACAATCAGAAATGCTCCCTCTCTCTCAAAGGAACTCATCATCCCCACCTCTGCCCTGGCaagccccctcctcctctttctcccattCCACCAGCCAAGAGGGTTTACTTTGGTCCCAGGCAGAAGAAACCACAAAAATCCTGGCCTGTGTGAGAATTGTTTTACACACGCACCTACTCCATGCCGATCCCTGGATCCCTGGAATGCACTGTCATATCCTGTCCCTAAAGCTACCACTTTCATCCAGAAAATCCAACTTCACCTTCCTCAGTTCAAAAtctcacacacaacacacaaactCTCATTTCCCACCCTCCTAACAAAAAAAGGTAAACCGCAGGAGACTATGGGCTAGGCCTCCTTTCAATCAGTCCCTGCTTAACTGACTATCCCcgccccaaacacacacatacacacaaacacacagcctGGCCGGACTCTCAACTTCCTCCTTCAGAAGCGATCTATTGCTTTGGCGACAGGTTTCCAGACTGCCTTCACTTTACCTAGCTGctgagaggggagagggaggggctaGAGGAGAAATCcctaatgggggtggggggctacgGGGAGAGGGATGTGATCCCTGAATACAAAACTCCCATGGTCCCAGAAGGGGAGCCTTCTACAATGATCTCTCCCACCATTCACTGCGCACCCCACCCCCTCCGCTGAGAGGATGCCTTTGCAGTTAAGTCTCCTGGCTGCAAGAGCAGGCTTGGATAAGAGCGCCAGTGTTTAATCTTTAACGCAAAGCTGCAGGTGGGAAGGAAAAGTAAAGCACCAAATCCCCCCAGCCTCATCCCAGTCAATAATGgacgtggggggcgggggggggggggccgcaGAGGCACCACAGGCAGGTCTCTGTTCCAATGGGACTCAATTCACCTGCCCAACCTGTACCCAAGATTTGGAAAGGGTGTGAGCAGGGGACCTGGGAGTTGGCTTCCCGGCCCATGTGGGTGTCATTGTGCAAATTCTAAAGGTGGCCCCTTAGGATCAGCTGCGGGGGATCGGGAATCTCTAACAGCAACCACCCCCTGGAGCGGATTACAGGAACCGAGTGGAGAGCCAGTTCCCAACAATGAGGTTCATTTAAAAAGTCCTGAGGGGGGAGggagcaagagaaagagaaatagatcAAAGAGCCGGAGAGCCGcgaaaagaaggaagaagtgcCGGCTAGCTCAGGCAGCCGCCAGGGCAACTGAAGTTTGGAAAAgcacagggagggaaggaaactgaaattcaaacTTTTTGATGTTGCTCTTCAGCTCCAGGGTGTCCCTGCACCCCAACCCTGCAGCCCTGGGGCCCTGGCAGCTGCACCGACTGGAGAAGCAAGCTAGGAAAAGACAGCAACATGACTCGACGTGTTTAAAAGAAGGCAAAACACTTTAGCAATTAAAAGTAGCCAAGcagctttttctctttcaaactgGGGAGAGGGGGcgaaaaaaaatttaacatccatGGGCTTCTGGTATATACCCTTAAGCTGCACTCCTGgaataaatatttctgatttaaaaCTCGCCTTTTTCCACACCGGCTGGCAAGCTACACAACTTAAGGAGGCCCTCATTAAATCCTTCCTCGCCAAGACCCTAGAGCTCAGACGGGTATTTTATCGTTGTAtctcccccaccgccccccctccCTTCATTCCGTCCATATCCACGAGTCTCATTCTCTAGGAAAGGAGGAAAGCGGGTGAACCCGAGTGCCACTTTTACCCCCAAAGTTTGCAGCACGATCGGCTATCACAAGAGGAAGCCTGTCGAGCTGGGGCGAACTGAAGTCCCAGTGCAAACTCGTTTGACAACATCCTTTGAATCACAACTCTTGGCCTTTTTCTCGCAGATCCCCAGCCTCTCCAGAACAGAGGGGGAAATCACTCAGCAAAACGTCATCCCGAGATTCTCCTTCCCGAGAGACCTGCACCTCCCGACCTGCAGTCCGGCAAAGTAGCTGGAGAGACTCGAACTCCCTCCTAGGAGCGGCGACACCCGAAACGGAACGGACTAGCGAAGCCGGGCTCAAGAGCGGCACGTCACGGACGAAAAGAATCACCGAAAAATTGCCCCAATCCCAAACATTGCCCAGGGCAGCCCCTACGCACACTGCGCACCCTAAAACTCTGGTCTCTGGATTCCCAGGTAATGCCCGCCAGGAACAGTTGAAACGCaaagggtggggaggagaaaaCCAAATTCCTTCAAACTGGGGAGAAAAATGAGGCGGAAAAAACAACCGTCTcgcctctctttctctcccccacccctgcctgtcCAGACCTAAACTTTTGGAGATTCTTtttgaggataaaagaaaaaagactttgaaaagcAAGCGCTGCGCCCCACTTTACCTTGCATAAAACTTCGCTCAAGTCGAAGATGGTGGCAGACACGAGGGTGGTGGTCATCTTGGGCGCTCGCGCGGGGCAGGGACGGGGGTCTGGTGTGTCGCGAAGGTCCCGGTGCGGGGAAGGCGCAGCCTCCGGCTCTCCGGTCAGGAGTCCCACACGCCTGCTCCCGGCGCCCCTCGCCTTTCTGACTCTCCCGGGCTGCGGCGCGCGAAGCCCAATTTATATAAGTTTCAGATTTGGTGGGccggagggggaggaggaggagctttaaacttatttaaatgaggaagaggaggaaaaaaaagttgattGACACTGGAGTTGAATCAGCCATGCGGTCAAactcgggggaaaaaaaaaaagaaagaaactttcaaaaggaagaagggggaggggagacgAGGAAAGAAGgcgaagagggaaaaaaaaaaaccccactgcGAGCCGcgcacaactttttttttttcttaaagaggaaAAGTTTCGAGTCCGCTCGCCTGTCTACCCCCGGCTGCCGGCGCCCCTTTCTGGGGCCGCGCGCGGcgcggggggtggggaaggggcgcCCCCCTTTTGTCAGCCTGCGAGCGCTGCTCTGTGACATCACTCATTCCACACTCTTCGGGGTTCTTGTTGTtgtgttgttatttttcttttttcttttttttggtcggGCAGGAAGGCGGGCTCGACTTTCTCTTTTTGCAAGCGGGAGCAGAAAGAAGCCCGTCCTAAGCGCCCGGTTTCCATCTTGTGCCGATCTCCCATGAAACTTCTCCAAGTTCCCGCACAACTTCACTCTTCCCGGGATCTCTTCAGCCCTCGGTTCCCCTCCGCAAACCCCACGGGGAGAGGAAACTGGAAATAAGGGGAGCACAGAGCGTTCAAGTCTAGGGTTTTGTTTCTTCAGGGGCGGGGGTGAGGGAGAAGGATTAAGgaggttccccccccccccccccgccaaacacacacacaccctggagGACCGGGCCTGGCGAGGGCGAGCACCAAGCGATTTCGCGCGCCGCTCGCGTCTACAGTGGCGCTCGCTGTGCAGCGGGCACTCTCCAAGTCTGGGCCGGGGCGCGGGGTCGGGGGGTGCTCCGCGAAAAAGACCCCCGCCTGGGCGGATTGTTTGTTTTCACAGGCCTGGGAGTGGTATTTATTGCACGCAgcaatctttaaatatttttctaaaacaaaccTGAATCCTCACGAACGCCCTTCTGCCCACCCCCAAAAAGAAATCACCCAGCAACGCACAACTTGCCCCGCGCTCTGAACCACGGGCTGCGCCCGAAACTCCCTGAGCAACACGTATACACACCACAGACGCTagaaccatgaaaaaaaaaagttactttggTAAGAATGAAGATACTAAAATGGGGGGAGGCGACACTTACTGTTGCTTCTCCCCCGCCCTCACGGGAATGGAACATATGGCTTGTCACACTGCGCTGTTTTGgcgggatggggggaggggggcatggGATCCTCGAAACCGAAAGGCCTCGAGTTGGCAATTACTCTTCTGAAAGCTGggaagtatatatttatttactgtttgttCGGACACCCCTCTACCCACCCAAATAAAAAGTTGTGAATGTGTCCCCCACAGACCGAGGTGGAAACCGCGGGGCTGCGTTTCTTTCCTGTTTCCCCGCGTGCCCGGCCGCCTCCTCAGCCCTCGCACGTTTCTTCCCAGCACTCGAGGCCGCCGGGTCTGTTATGAAACCCCGTGCGCCGAGTGGCTAAGAGCGGGTTCCATTGCGATGTAATTAGGTCACCCCATTACGAGCACGTTTCTTTGAAAAGGTCCGGGCGGGCGGAGCAGAGCGCTGGAGTCGCACTCTCGCCGCCGccaccaacacacacatatttttactGCATTTCTTGTCAGCCTCCGAGCAAACCCAGAAACCTTCCAAATCACAACTGTTTTAGGAAcctgttggggttttttttcatCTTCGCGAAACACACCACCTTTGCTGCAGCCATGAACCAATGTATGTGCAATGTATGGGATCCCCATTCCGGTCTGCTTTTATTTGTCCCCTGTGACTTAAATTAAGGGCCCCCATTTTTAACCTGGCCGCTGcccctttgcttttcttcttttggtgTCTTCTTTTGCCTGTTGcttccctccccctgctcccaTTTTTCAGCTTTTCTTGAAATCTGGCAAGCGCCAGAAGGGGAAATAACTTCCATCCACCTTAATTTAAATCATTCAAATGTAGGTTTCTTTCTTAAAGGGCTGTTTGCTCCCTCTCGTCCCCGCTtcaaggagggggtgggggggagc contains:
- the ZFP36L1 gene encoding mRNA decay activator protein ZFP36L1; the protein is MTTTLVSATIFDLSEVLCKGNKMLNYSTPSAGGCLLDRKAVGTPAGGGFPRRHSVTLPSSKFHQNQLLSSLKGEPAPALSSRDSRFRDRSFSEGGERLLPPQKQPGSGQVNSSRYKTELCRPFEENGACKYGDKCQFAHGIHELRSLTRHPKYKTELCRTFHTIGFCPYGPRCHFIHNAEERRALAGARDLSADRPRLQHSFSFAGFPSAAATAAATGLLDSPTSITPPPILSADDLLGSPTLPDGTNNPFAFSSQELASLFAPSMGLPGGGSPTTFLFRPMSESPHMFDSPPSPQDSLSDQEGYLSSSSSSHSGSDSPTLDNSRRLPIFSRLSISDD